The Thermovirga sp. genome segment ACGATGGGGGAATAGACGATATCGACCATTTCGATCAGATCCACCAGCCGTTCGTCAATATCGAGAAAGGACATGTGGCAACCCGCGCAGGCTTCAAGCCATACGGTGGCCACCTTGACCTTCGACATCAGTTACGCACCTCCTCGAGCAAGACCATCCGTGCCTCCGTCGGAGGCTTCTCACTGGCGTACACGTTCTCGCAGGGCGATCCCTCCGGTCTCCCCGGTTGGACCCCCAGGCCGGCCGCGAGGTCCTTCAGGATCGACGC includes the following:
- a CDS encoding NADP oxidoreductase; amino-acid sequence: MSKVKVATVWLEACAGCHMSFLDIDERLVDLIEMVDIVYSPIV